The Megachile rotundata isolate GNS110a chromosome 4, iyMegRotu1, whole genome shotgun sequence region AGCTCGTGTCGGAAGTGGGGGTAGGCGTAGTCGCAGCAGGCGTGGCCAAGGTatcttcttcgatatccaccaAATTAGATCTCTGAGAATCACCTACTATCGCCCTATGATTGTTCGTTATTTCGACGAACGATCAGTGGCTATGTGTATCATCGATGAAAAAAAATTCAACAGGGGAAAGCGGAACACATCGTAATATCCGGTCACGACGGTGGAACCGGCGCTAGCAGTTGGACAGGAATAAAATCCGCTGGATtaccttgggaattgggagtcgCGGAAACTCATCAAGTTTTAACTTTGAATAATCTTCGATCGCGCGTTGTCGTTCAAGCGGACGGTCAAATGCGCACTGGATACGACGTGGTAGTAGCGGCTCTTTTAGGTGCCGATGAATTTGGTTTCAGTACTGCACCGTTAATTTCTATGGGTTGTACGATGATGAGAAAATGTCACTTAAACACTTGTCCAGTGGGCATAGCAACCCAAGATCCGGTGCTTCGAAAAAAATTCGAAGGAAAACCGGAACACGTTATCAACTTTTTCTTCGCGTTGGCAGAAGAGGTAGGTAAATCGGGGGATTCGCTCGGACAAATACAACGTTTCCCGATTAACAAATTAACGATCAACGTACGTTTACGATTTAGGTACGTTCGTACATGGCTAGATTAGGAGTGCGCGAGTTTCAACATTTAATCGGTCGTACAGATTTCTTAAAAGTCCGCCAAGATATCTCGATCGAGAAAGCAAAGACGTTGAAACTCGATAACATTTTGCGAAGCGCGTTGGAACTTCGGCCAGGAATAAATATCAAGGGTGGATCGATCAAGCAAGACTTTCAGTTGGAGAACAGACTGGACAACCGCGCGATCGAATTGGCCAGGGATGTGTTGGATCGAAAAAAGGATAGCGTTACGATGGAATTGAATATTAACAATGAATGTAGAGCGTTCGCATCGACCTTGAGCTACCATGTGTCAAAGTAaaaatctctctctctctctctctctctctctctctctctctctctctctctcttttgaaaataattttcaattgacATTTTGATCGTAGATTGTTCGGTGAAGCTGGTTTACCAGAGGGTAGTATAAATATTAGGATGAAAGGTTCCGCAGGTCAGAGTTTCTGCGCTTTCATGACCAAAGGGATTCACGTTACTCTCGAAGGAGATGCCAACGATTACGTTGGGAAGGTATGCATCTTACTCATTTTTAATCGTCGTACTACTTTTCTTCCCTTCGAACCAAACATCTTCCTATCCACGATTTTCAGGGACTCTGTGGTGGAGAGATCGTGATATATCCACCAAAAGATTCCACTTTTAAGTCCGAATATAACGTTATCGTTGGTAACGTTTGCCTTTATGGTGCAACGTCCGGTAAAGCCTATTTTCGAGGGATAGCTGCCGAAAGATTCAGCGTTCGTAACAGTGGAGCAACTGTTGTAGTGGAGGGCGTCGGAGATCATGGATGCGAATATATGACCGGTGGTTGCGCGGTCATTTTGGGACTGACCGGAAGAAATTTCGCTGCTGGTATGTCCGGTGGTATAGCTTATGTCTTCGATGTGGATGGATCTTTCAAAAGGTACGCACAACGTCGGCCTTTTAACTATTTATTATTCGCTGCGTTAATCATTGTTCATTcgctttttattcatttttcgccTGTTGGTCACACATTTACTCTATACGCGCATCTACTACGTACTTGTATCCATGTATTCTCCTCTTAACCCGTCGATCTCCTGTCTACAGTAAATGCAACCCTGAAATGGTGGAGTTGCTGCCTCTGAACAAACCGGAAGATATAGCATTCGTGAAACAACTTCTAGAAGAATTCGTTGAAAAGACCGGCTCTCTTATCGCTGAAAGTCTGTTACAACTGTGGCCTGAACCAACTACGCGGTTCGTTAAGGTACTGATTAGCGGTAGTTCGCGATTAATTCTAATTCTAACTCTACTCCAAGTACTTAACATTTTGATATTGTCGAAGGTATTTCCGTACGAATATCAACGAGCACTGCAACAACTCGAACAGGCAAAACAAATACAAGAAACAGTAAACGGAAACTCGGAAACTGATTCGAATGTTCGAGTGAAAGATATCGAGGAAGTAGTCGCGGACGTTGATATGGAACAGCGTAAACTCGATAAGATCAGGTATATTTACGTTTCTTGCTGTAAAAGTTCGttctattattaatttgaaaagaaaagaaggcTAAAGTCAACTTTGTTAAATACGTTtctttataaattgttatagaGGATTTTTGAAATACAAAAGAGAAGTGGCGGTTTATCGGCCGGTTGAAAACCGTCTTACCGACTGGGATgaaatttataactttcaaCGAGTTCGAAAAGGACTACGCGTACAAGCAGCCAGATGCATGGAATGTGGTGTACCATTTTGCCAAAGTAGTCACGGTTGTCCTTTAGGAAATATTATACCGAAATGGAacgatttaatttttcaatcgaaTTGGAAAGAAGCTTTGAATCAGTTGTTACAAACAAATAATTTTCCAGGTTCGTGCAATCAAATTGTAGTTAGTCCGAAGGGTATAGatgtaataacaataatagaaaCTCACCGCTGCTAGAGCAACCGACACACGTTCACTCACACGTACGAAAAACAGTCATACTACTACACGCAACGATCGTGGTAACAAAAGTTCAacagtaatattaattaatactgaTGCTATATAACAACATGAATTTGGCACGatccatttatattaattaagcCAGAGGAAAATCCTTTACTTAAGAACCTCGATGATAATAATGGTATGCCCGTTTTTCATTTAATCTGATAGTAAGTtaacaaattgaataaaaatccaTTTAGAATTCACTGGAAGAGTTTGCCCTGCGCCGTGCGAAGGTGCCTGCGTGCTGGGTATATCGGAACCACCGGTTACGATAAAAAACATCGAATGCGCGATAATCGATCACGCGTTCGAAGAAGGCTGGATAGTGCCGCATCCACCTACAACAAGAACCGGTCGACGAATTGCCGTAATCGGTTCTGGTCCTGCAGGACTAGCCGCGGCTCATCAATTAAATAAAGCAGGCCATCTGGTAACCGTTTACGAAAGAAACGATCGTATAGGAGGCTTATTGCAGTATGGCATACCTACTATGAAACTATCGAAGCAAGTCGTTCAAAGGAGAGTTTCCCTTTTAGCCGCGGAAGGAATCACCTTTAAAACCAGCATCAACGTTGGAAAAGATATTTCTGCTAAGGTCAGATAATATTCGAGCTCGGTCGATTATTTGTACCTTCATTTCTTCATTAGTTTTTTttacctctctctttctctctctttctctctctttcgaaTCTTTACCCATTCTCCATGCTTATACTCCATGTTTATAGGAATTGGCTGAACAATACGATGCAATGTTACTTTGTACCGGTGCTACATGGCCAAGAGATTTACAAATACCAGGTCGACATTTCGAGGGTATTCATTTCGCTGTAAGTTTTCTGGAACATTGGCAGAAGAAACAAATGGGGAACGATACGCCGTTGGATATGCGTCTGATGGCTAAGGATAAAGATGTCATTATAATAGGTGGTGGCGACACCGGTTGCGACTGCATAGCTACGTCTTTACGACAGGTATAGTTTACATATTGTATTCGCTAAACTTAAAAATACTTCGAAATCGAATAGATTTCAGTAATGTCCGGAATGTCCAGAAACTCGTACTTGTTGTCGATATACGTAATTTTTTCTACTCGACATAAACGGTCGTAGAGTTCAATTTCCCTCCAGTATTTTAATCGTATCGGTGTACGCGTTACAGGGTGCCAAAACTATCActacttttgaaattttaccgGAACCACCAAAAAAGAGAGGACAAGATAATCCTTGGCCTCAGTTCCCTCGTGTATTCAAAGTAGATTATGGCCATGAAGAAGTACTCCTCAAGTTCGGACGAGATCCGCGACAATTCAGTACATTGAGTAAGGTAAGCGATAATTGGTCTTGTACGCGCAAAATACGTTTCTTCCCCGTTTCAAATACTCGTTTTACAGGAATTCTTGGACGATGGAAATGGCCATGTAAGCGGTATCAAAACAGTGACGGTGTCATGGACAATGGAAAATGGTCGTTGGAAAATGGAAGAAGTTCCAGGGACGGAAAAGGTAATAGCGACGATGAAATTCCTTCGAAAATCGTGTTAGTTAAGTCGATAGTAAAtcgaataaattttgttttgcttcgcttattttcttttctttccgtGCAGATATATAAATGTGATTTGGTTTTACTCGCAATGGGTTTCTTGGGTCCCGAGAAATATATCGCTGAAGAATTGAACACGACGTTGGACGAAAGAGGCAACTTTAAAACACCGGTCGGCAAATACGAAACAAGTTTATCTCGAACGTATGCAGCTGGAGGTAAAACGTTGTTCGATTATTGCTCCGTGCCGATATTACATAATATCGGTACGATTAGTCGAAGAAACTCGATGATATACGTTTTTTCTACAGATTGTCGTCGTGGACAGTCGCTGGTTGTTTGGGCCATCACGGAAGGCAGACAagcagcgagagagatagatcTGGCTTTGATGGGAGAAACTGGTCTTCCCGTGACCGGAGGTGTAATAACGGGAGTAGTAGCTTAAAATGCATGTTAACGTTCTTCGATCGATCATCCTTCTTCGCATTCGACGACTAcagttttcttttttatcaCTGAATCGATTCTACGAAATTATTGGATAATGGGGAGCGTAAGCGGCGGCGAAGATGCGTCTATgtattgttaaattatcaacAACGAAGAAGAGATAATCTACCAAAGaacggaagaaaaaaaaaaagtaaagaaccagtattatttttatcgtacGTTTAAGCGATATTGGAAGAATCAAGATGTTATTAACGTTTTGTCGCCGTGATAACACGAGAATAACAACATACGTTATTGCGacgatattcatttttaatccaGTTGCCGTTGCATCGTCGTTTATTGGTTTTGCAAAACTTGGCAACTGCATATCTTCTGTAgtataaaatgattataaataTGCCTCGAATTGCGTTTGCTACCCTCGTTCGCGTTTCTTGGTAGTTTCGTAAGGTACACGCATGTACGTAAATACGAATTATTGCGGAATCGGTAGACTTTGAAGAGGAGTTGAACAATACAGtttggaaaaaaaaaaacaaaataaaataatcaactATGTACGATTTGTTTTAACGAATCGAAATAGTCGTTCGCAATAGTTCCAACTATATTTCCAGGATAGTTATAGAAGGTGCGTTTACGCAGAAGTAACAGTCGTGTTCTCGCATTCGTGATTTTTAATCTTTCTAGTTTCTAGTATACACGCGAGCGCGTAAGTATTTTTCTTTCGAGTCACCCTCAAACGTTTACGATagagatatatttatttataaaaatgtcaacGTCATGCAAAATATATAGTGTTTCGAACGTAAGAGAAATCCGTACCCCAACAAATTTTGTTCATTGCGCGTCATTGTACATTCTATACAAAGAGATGAAAATATTTGGAgacaataagtaaataaataatagtaataataatatcaatgtGTAAAACAAGAAAATATTCATTACAACGAAGTTGTAACGAGTTACCTGAAACAACGTAATAGCGATATTAGATGTTCGTATATTTAAAACGATCATTAAGCTGCATATAAATACTTATTCGTTACATAGAACGGAAAAGGAAAGAATGGGAGAAGAAAACGTGGATGTTTTAAAATCAAAGAAATATTCAACAGCCTCGGACAAACATCAAATTTTAGCCATATCTTACTTTATTCCCTTTGATATTCGACGATCAAAATGGCAAACGTTTGTACGGAAACAATTCGTGGAACATCAAGTTGCTTATATTCGCGATCAAATTATCAACGTCGCTACTGCGCACGTACTTGGGaactattattttaaaaacaaatcgTTCGTATTCGCCAGAGAATGTCTTAACGTCGCTTGGTTGCAACTATTTGACGTGAGCATCGATTTCAAACCAGCTGTAAATCATATGTAGTTTCGATTCGCGTCTACATATTTTCTTATCGAACCCGTATCTGTTCCACTGGGTCTTCTTAAAAATGAGGTTAATAatacacctaacctaactgaagACATTAAATTGCATTTTGCCGTTGCTTTGTAAGAAAAGCAACCTCCTCGATATAAAATGTCCTACAACTTTAAGAATATTGGTTGTAAACTTTCACGACCTTTGCAAATTATGTATTAGGTTAGgtattactattaattttatatttttaagagcCGTTCCCAAATCTACACAATGTCATTTATCTGTCTTACTTATTCTATTTTGTTTAGTGGATACTTTTAAGGTTAGATCATTCGAAACGCGACAAATCTCATAAAGTCGATATCGAATTGGAATCATCACCGATCGATTCTTGGATTCTTAGAAACAGTTCGTGAACCTCCGTCGGAAGATCATCTCTTTTGGACATCACTTATTTCGTTGGCACTAACTgacgtgaaaataaaaattattattaatgatttCGAGATATACATACTAACTAATGTCGTTGCGTTGGATAGAGTTAAGTTTTCGTTTGCATATTATAGTTTATTTAGTGTAAATCGTTTCGATTCGACCTGTAAGCGGGGGCGTCGGCATCTATACGTAATTGTATACGATTTAATCGATCGTGCGAAATgcgaaacaaaattaattttatccaaATATCAGAACGTAGTTGCAAAGCATAGTACATGCTGGAATAATAATAGTCGATTTCGAAACCGAAAATAACACGGACCACACgttttttccttaaaatttactagaatataataaaataaaaacaagcgaaacgaaaaaaaaggagtataaaacagaaaagaataattttattgcaGTGGGACAAACATTGCAAATCAAAAAAAGGTCGTTTAATTTGAACTATGAAAAGAATACGATGATTCGTTTATAAGGTTATTCGATAAAGGATCGACAAACAATATGTTTATTACAACtctcattatttattttgatttgttgatatatttttttttgtttttttttttttttgttttgtcaaTAAAATCACAAATGAATTGTGAAAATCGTAATCCACTGAAGAAAAACGAAAACAAtctattggaaatttttgataatggatAGAAGGTACTTATCGATGTTCGAAACTATCACGATAATTCTTTCGTTATCACGAACTCGAACGAACGAACAAACTAATCAAATATGTACGCGAATGAAAATACGATAAGCGactatttaatgaaaaatacagAAGAACATTCGTCGTGAAAGTTTAGAAGCGATCTGAAGAAGCGCAATATGTTAAACAATGATATCGTGtataaaagaaaaagtaattaaatacCCTATATGTTATGTTTCTAATGTCTTTTCGTTATTTCTAATCGTTTAACCCATTCGCAACTGCATCAGTCTCGCACGAATAGGCCCAAACTGTGAAATGTCAAGAAACTTAACGCTTGTCCATTTGCCCTGGAATCTCTATCGAATCGAATGTTATAACGTGTCTGAAATTACGATAAGACGTTACGTTCGTTTCTTTCTCGTAtacgtaatttatattaaaaactttttCACGGTAACTACTATCGTCATTTGTTACAATAAATTACAACTTTTCGACGTTTATCGTTGATATTTATTTCATTCGAGTCGGAATGAAAAACACGCAACCGCGTACGTTTATGGAAATTATCGATACGTTGCTCGTTATTGTTAGAATAACGAGTAAAACTGTGATATATCGTCAGCTCGTTCATGAAAATGGCCAGTACATCCGTCATTTGATGCGAATGGgttaaaaaagtacaaaatacgTGTAACAATATTTGTCTTATATCTTATTTCTATGTTATAACACGACCACCGCACATTTCCTTTTCCTTTAatcgttttctttctttctttctttctttccctcCATTTTCCTATTATTTTCAAAGAGACCAGGAAGAACATTCTATTCCACAACTTTTAATTCGCAAAACGCAACGCAAGTTTTGCAAGTTTTCTTATTTGTCGTTTCGAGTCTTCATCGACGAATAATTGTTCTgctttgaaaattcaatttggaaaattttagtaCTGATCAGTCTTATAAATTCCATTTATATTTGTATCTATATTTATATGCCCGCACGTGCACGCGTACGCATATGCACACATGCAACCACGCACTCACGCACACATAGCCGTACAAAGAAAGACAAACAAATACACGCGCACGCATCACATCGGCTACGTAttattttcgattttattacatatatatcACGAGTTGTTCTTGAATACCGTCATTTCAAGCAACTTTTTCTTCTATGGAGAAAACATAATTATGTTTCCTAGAATATCGAAAATATTCGGTaattcattttcaataattcatttaaataatgCAGCAACAAAATGTCAGTTAATTTAAGTTAAACGATATTTTCCAATGGTGTCGGTGTAAGAAAATCTTGACGCGCATGGCCGAACTTTTAGTAGTATTGCACGATGATCCGTGCATTACGTTAATCACAATTTTTTCTATTAATATCACATCATCGGCAATCGATGTCTAAACTATCGTGAGATTTCTTCTTAACAATACAATGTATCGAAACATTGAAACGTAGTACTTTAAAAATACCTATCTATCAATGGATAATCGATAtcagtaatatatgtatatataaaacaGTACTAGATAAGAGTGATCGAATTATCTATTTGTATGtctaaaataaaaaactgtAGCGTATCTATACTTCTAATGCTGATAAACAAAACTTGACTTTAATTTTAGCATATCGTTAGATTATCacgaaaaatatattacacGAGTCTTGTAAACGAGTCATCCTCTCTTCTTCGTTGAACGAAGatacaattttctttctttacgaGCAAACATTTCTTCGCGCGATCTTAGAAATCTACACGACTGTCACGATCGTACACACCGCGCTCG contains the following coding sequences:
- the LOC100882019 gene encoding uncharacterized protein LOC100882019 isoform X4, with product MEKNLISARQNVELPEFGRYATGILFLDKNTHEQVEDAFEKLAKECNLRVICWRDVPTDNTKIGQVARKCEPYMRQVFVTGDQDDADLERQVFVLRKRSSHSIPQLGIRYYICSLSVRVVVYKGQLTADQLWLYFLDLKSPKFETYLALVHTRFSTNTFPSWERAHPLRLLAHNGEINTLRGNVNLMKAREGVMSSKLYGEQLKQLYPVVEPNLSDSGAVDCVLEFLVMVGQRSLPEAVMTMVPEAWQNDTTMATEKRDFYHWAACAMEPWDGPALLTFTDGRYVGAILDRNGLRPSRFYVTKDNMMVMASEVGVYDTPPGNVVLKSRLKPGRMLLVDTREKRIIEDVELKLQIARSRPHSKWLKDQITMEELRAADRDSTKTKVVPVKNGLVGEQTKADNEENPISAVNRVWGGDKRLSLYGYTLETINLLLLPMMQSKKEALGSMGNDAPLACLSQFQPLIYDYFKQLFAQVTNPPIDPFREKIVMSMLCPIGPESNILEPNELQVHRLFLPQPILSLDDLEIIKRTRYRGWKSKVIDATYPVQDGPSGLTDTLNRVSREADEAAKEGYQFLILSDRRAGPDRVPVSSLLVLGAVHHYLIEERQRMKVGLILETAEAREVHHVCLLLGYGADAVCPYLVFEMARNLRADGVLDSSLTDNVLCANYAEAMERGIAKVMAKMGISTLQSYKGAQIFEAVGLSDDVIEKCFKGTQSRIGGVTFDILAKEAFERHQITYWNKPIDMLVIRNPGIYHWRSGGEKHVNDPDSIANLQDYVSTKNWNAYEKYRKTTMEMIKACTLRGQIELIEKSENSIPIEEVEPASEIVKRFATGAMSFGSISIEAHTSLAIAMNRIGGKSNTGEGGENADRYLDQDPTFNKRSAIKQVASGRFGVTSSYLANADDLQIKMAQGAKPGEGGELPGYKVTAEIAATRHSVPGVGLISPPPHHDIYSIEDLAELIYDLKCANPNARISVKLVSEVGVGVVAAGVAKGKAEHIVISGHDGGTGASSWTGIKSAGLPWELGVAETHQVLTLNNLRSRVVVQADGQMRTGYDVVVAALLGADEFGFSTAPLISMGCTMMRKCHLNTCPVGIATQDPVLRKKFEGKPEHVINFFFALAEEVRSYMARLGVREFQHLIGRTDFLKVRQDISIEKAKTLKLDNILRSALELRPGINIKGGSIKQDFQLENRLDNRAIELARDVLDRKKDSVTMELNINNECRAFASTLSYHVSKLFGEAGLPEGSINIRMKGSAGQSFCAFMTKGIHVTLEGDANDYVGKGLCGGEIVIYPPKDSTFKSEYNVIVGNVCLYGATSGKAYFRGIAAERFSVRNSGATVVVEGVGDHGCEYMTGGCAVILGLTGRNFAAGMSGGIAYVFDVDGSFKSKCNPEMVELLPLNKPEDIAFVKQLLEEFVEKTGSLIAESLLQLWPEPTTRFVKVFPYEYQRALQQLEQAKQIQETVNGNSETDSNVRVKDIEEVVADVDMEQRKLDKIRGFLKYKREVAVYRPVENRLTDWDEIYNFQRVRKGLRVQAARCMECGVPFCQSSHGCPLGNIIPKWNDLIFQSNWKEALNQLLQTNNFPEFTGRVCPAPCEGACVLGISEPPVTIKNIECAIIDHAFEEGWIVPHPPTTRTGRRIAVIGSGPAGLAAAHQLNKAGHLVTVYERNDRIGGLLQYGIPTMKLSKQVVQRRVSLLAAEGITFKTSINVGKDISAKELAEQYDAMLLCTGATWPRDLQIPGRHFEGIHFAVSFLEHWQKKQMGNDTPLDMRLMAKDKDVIIIGGGDTGCDCIATSLRQGAKTITTFEILPEPPKKRGQDNPWPQFPRVFKVDYGHEEVLLKFGRDPRQFSTLSKEFLDDGNGHVSGIKTVTVSWTMENGRWKMEEVPGTEKIYKCDLVLLAMGFLGPEKYIAEELNTTLDERGNFKTPVGKYETSLSRTYAAGDCRRGQSLVVWAITEGRQAAREIDLALMGETGLPVTGGVITGVVA
- the LOC143264303 gene encoding uncharacterized protein LOC143264303 is translated as MGEENVDVLKSKKYSTASDKHQILAISYFIPFDIRRSKWQTFVRKQFVEHQVAYIRDQIINVATAHVLGNYYFKNKSFVFARECLNVAWLQLFDWILLRLDHSKRDKSHKVDIELESSPIDSWILRNSS